Below is a window of Halomicrobium mukohataei DSM 12286 DNA.
ACGGACGCTTCCGAGGGGAACAGCGTCGCCGGACTGGAGAAGATCTCCGACTCCTGCTTGAACGTACTGGAGAACATCGCGTAGAAGGGGAACATCATGATCCCCAGCAGCGCGATCAACACGCCGTAGAGACGGACTTTGCGGAGCTGGCTGCGCTCCTGGCCGGCCATCATAGTTCGTCACCTCCGCGGGTGTAGATCCGCAGGTAGATCACGGCAAACACCAGCAGGAACAGGAACCCGACGACGCTGTAGGCCGCGCCCCGGCCGAGGTTCCCGTTTTGCAGCCCGACCTGGTAGATCCAGATCACGAGCGTGGACGTGGTGTTGATCGGCCCGCCGCCGGTCATCGTCCAGATGGTGTCGAAGCTGACGAACGTCCAGATCGTCGACAGCAGCGTCGCGATCAGGATGACGCTCTTGAGCTGTGGGAGCGTGATGTAGCGGAACTGCTCCCACTTCTCCGCGCCGTCGATGGCCGCGGCCTCGTACAGCTCCTCGGGGATCGACTGGAGTCCCGCGAGGAAGATGATCGCCATGAACGGCGTCCCGATCCAGATGTCGGCCACGACGACGCCGAGCCAGGCGACTTCCGGGTTGCCGAGGATACCGATCCCCTGGTCGATCACGCCCAGCTTGATCAGGATCGCGTTGAGGTAGCCGTACTGGGGGTGCTCGATCCAGCGGAAGACGACCGCCGAGATCGCGTACGGGATCCCCCACGGGATGAGGAACGCGGTCCGGAAGAACTTCCGACCGCGGATGTCGCCCTTGAGGTGAATCGCGATCAGCAGGCCCAGCAGCGCCTTGCCGGCGACGCCGACCAGCACCCAGCGGCCGGTCTGCCAGAGCAACTGATAGAAGATGTCGCTCTGGAGGATCTCCACGTAGTGCTGGAAGCCGACGTACGTCTCGATCGTCGAGTCCGCCGGCGACTCGTAGAAGGACAGCCGGAACGTCTCCAGGATCGGCCACCCGACGACGCTCAGCAGGAAGATCGCGGCCGGCGCGATCAGGAGATACGCCTGACTGTGCTTCCGTAGGTACTGCAGTCCCCGTTCGAAACGGGAGCCGGCCGACGGCTCCGTGTACTCTTCTGCGATTCCCATCTGTTATTGCATCATCTCTTCGAGGTCCGCCTGTGCGTCGTCCAGGGCCTGCTGGGGGGACTTCTGGTCGCCCAGCGCTTCCTGGATCGCCTGGA
It encodes the following:
- a CDS encoding carbohydrate ABC transporter permease: MGIAEEYTEPSAGSRFERGLQYLRKHSQAYLLIAPAAIFLLSVVGWPILETFRLSFYESPADSTIETYVGFQHYVEILQSDIFYQLLWQTGRWVLVGVAGKALLGLLIAIHLKGDIRGRKFFRTAFLIPWGIPYAISAVVFRWIEHPQYGYLNAILIKLGVIDQGIGILGNPEVAWLGVVVADIWIGTPFMAIIFLAGLQSIPEELYEAAAIDGAEKWEQFRYITLPQLKSVILIATLLSTIWTFVSFDTIWTMTGGGPINTTSTLVIWIYQVGLQNGNLGRGAAYSVVGFLFLLVFAVIYLRIYTRGGDEL